TGTATCATGTAGAGATTACCTTAAAGGGATTACACGTTTAGATGTCCACAGTAATCGTGATCTGTAACGGTCCTCTGTTACATGAACCTTAATCTAGTGTAGGCTATATTTGGCCATGAGATAATATCTAACCACGTGTATCATGTAGGGATTACCTTAATGGGATTACACGCTTAGATGTGCACAGTAATCGTGATCTGTAACGGTCCTCTGTTACAGGAACCTTACTCTCGTGTACATGTGACCATAAGATAATAATCTAACCACGTGTATCATGTAGAGATTACCTTAAAGGAATTACACGCTCAGATGTGCGCAGTAATCGTGATCTGTAACGGTCCTCTGTTACATGAACCTTACTCATCATTTACAAGTGACCatgatataaaatctaactaCATGTATCATGTAGGGATTACCTTAAAGGGATTACACCCTCAGATTGTGCGCCGTAATTTTGATCTGTAACGGGCCTCTGTTACATATACGAGTACCTCACTCTAGTGTACAAGTGACCatgatataaaatctaactaCATGTATCATGTAGGGATTACCTTAAAGGGATTACACCCTCAGATGTGCGCCGTAATTTTGATCTGTAACAGGCCTCTGTTACATATACGAGTACCTCAATCTAGTGTACAAGTGACCatgatataaaatctaactaCATGTATCATGTAGGGATTACCTTAAAGGGATTACACCCTCAGATGTGCGCCGTAATTTTGATCTGTAACGGGCCTCTGTTACATATACGAGTACCTCACTCTAGTGTACAAGTGACCATGATATAATATCTAACTACATGTATCATGTAGGGATTACCTTAAAGGTATTACACGCTCAGATGTGCACAGTAATCGTGATCTGTAACAGTCCTCTGTTACATAAACCTTACTCTTGTGTACATGTGACCATGAGATAATATCTAACTACGTGTATCATGTAGAGATTACCTTAAAGGGATTACACGTTTAGATGTCCACAGTAATCGTGATCTGTAACGGTCCTCTGTTACATGAACCTTAATCTAGTGTAGGCTATATTTGGCCATGAGATAATATCTAACCACGTGTATCATGTAGGGATTACCTTAATGGGATTACACGCTTAGATGTGCACAGTAATCGTGATCTGTAACGGTCCTCTGTTACAGGAACCTTACTCTCGTGTACATGTGACCATAAGATAATATCTAACCACGTGTATCATGTAGAGATTACCTTAAAGGAATTACACGCTCAGATGTGCGCAGTAATCGTGATCTGTAACGGTCCTCTGTTACATGAACCTTACTCTCATTTTACAAGTGACCatgatataaaatctaactaCATGTATCATGTAGGGATTACCTTAAAGGGATTACACCCTCAGATGTGCGCCGTAATTTTGATCTGTAACGGGCCTCTGTTACATATACGAGTACCTCACTCTAGTGTACAAGTGACCatgatataaaatctaactaCATGTATCATGTAGGGATTACCTTAAAGGGATTACACCCTCAGATGTGCGCCGTAATTTTGATCTGCCTACAATTAAGGGAATTTAATAAGCAAGGGAGATAGGCAAGAGGATTTTTTTGCAAAGACAATACGTTTTCAGTACACTTggaataagattttaattattttttaaactcaagctcatggtttatttatttgttaacaaacGACCATTTTTAAGATAAGTCATCGGTAAAACGGGTTTAAAAGTGTATGGGAACACTTTGGCGCCAATGATTATAGACgtcaaatataaataatgcatTGTATAAACATGAAGGATGTGTGCACATAACTTTCATTGTATATATAGctctttaaaacgttttttattgaTACACGATAGACTGTAATACTGATATTAATGTTCCTTAAACGGTAAACAAAAACTGAATTCTTGAATTCTTTGTACATCTAAATTTACCACAGTTTGAATGAAAACATAGTTACAAAAAACAGGAACAGGGGTCATTTATTTCTCAATTACAAAAAAGGAACAGGGgtaatttatttctcaataattaatcatttatacCTTGTAGGTAAAGAAATTATTCAGAAATCCTTGATCAGTGAATTCTTCATCAGTGAATTCTTCATTAGCGAATTTTTCATAAGAGAATTCTTCACAAGCGATTCATCAGTGAATTCTTCATCACAGAATTCTTCATCAGCGAATTCTTCATAAGTGAATTCTTCATAAGCGAATTCTTCATTAGAGAATTCTTTATCAGTGAATTCTTCATTAGATAATTCTTCATCAGTGAACTCCATCAGTGAATTCTTCATCAGAAGTCCTCTTGTCTCCATACTTTTGTTGAGATGGAAACAATTTAGGGTGGGGGGAGAGTGTTGAGGGTGTCCTCCCCCCCCCCCGTGTCAATGCCGCCCCGACCATCGCGACATAGTGTAGCGGTCATCCACTTCATTACCGCTCCCATGGTCTTTACATCAAGACTCCGCCCCACATCGCCTTAATAGTAGACACAAAAACCGATTAGTTGCAAATGTTAGTAGAAAATAGTGTCTGCTTAAAGAGGTGTTTGAGGAACTTGAGGGCGCTTTTAGGAGTCGAGCTGAATAAGATGAAGAATCCGATAAGCCGCAAAAACTTTCCCCCCTaggttgtaatttttttttaatagaagaaaGTTTGAATATCTACCTTAGGCTGTCTGTACGCCTGTCCTGCTGGAGTTGAAGGTCGAAGATGGACCAGAAAGTGTTCTGTGTTTCTTTTAGACCGTTAACTCAAGAAGCAACAGAGAGATGTACTTCCTGAAGATCTTCCTTGACTTTCCGAGGTTAGACCTTCTTCGCTGAGGACTTCTCCGAGGTACGCTGGTAGTTGGGGCTTTCGTAGACTGccttttctttttgtggtttctACGGAGGTGGATTTCTAAGTGACGACCTCCTAGAATTCTTTGATCAACCCTTCAAAAAGGTAGTTGGTAGCCGGAAACTTGGTTAACTCTTCTTCTTTGTTGAAAACCTCTCTATCAACCGGGATGACGTACGCCTCTTTGTTTAGTCCTTGAGCTTCTTTGTTACTTCTCTTTAGAAGAAAACCTTAACCCATAAGAGactactgtgaccatatggtcacagtttcagtattttattttttgggttggTATGCCTGATTCATGAAGctggttttgattttttcttaGCCAGCTGACAGAACAAGAGTTATTCTTCACCTGTAGTGTTATTGTTTGATGGTTGGTTTCAGTTGTGAGGAacagtaaagtattaaatttacttatgttaCAACATGGCTGATTTTCTTGACAACAATTGGTTGtaagtattataacttttttatatataagataaacaTATCTGAAATATGTCCTATGTTATTTCATAAGCTTTTAACtggttatgttttaaagaaaatgctATGTCAGTTTTAGGTTATGTCATAGGCCACCTCAAACTttactgtgaccatatggtcacagtaggctttcatatgaacaaaaacaataatattgaatatgttttaccagtaatttttatttcgccTCTCATGTTTGTGaggtatatatattacattattatcctTCATTTGTTGTTTTAGGCAACAACTGTCACTGGCCGAGGGATTTACTGTAGCCGAAGCTGTCGATGTAATTGAAAACTTTGTTGATGACGGGAATCTCGACACCTCAGACGTTGACATCTTTATTGCCCCCCCAGAAAATGATATCCTCACTGATGAAGACTCTGGTCCAGAAGACGAAGGTGGTACCATAAATAATTTGAACGGTGGACAACTATCAGCTCCCGCAGAAATAAGAGTAAGAAGACTTTGTAATCTTGTTGAATCAAGTTGCACGGAACTACAAGATAAAAAACATCGAACCTGGATTGATGGCGACATGGAAGCTCAGAAGACTCTTGCTTTTCAAGCATACAACTACAGTAAGTTCAGTTCTTTAAGCCCAGTTGAACTTTTTGAGCTATTCATCAACAACAGTGTTATTGAATtgctagttaaaaatacaaacaagtacGCTTTATTCAAAAACTGCCCAGACCCAAAGGTTACGGAGGAAGAAATGAAATGCTTTTTAGCAATTTTGTTACTGTCAGGATACAATGAACTGCCTGGTAAGAAATGCTATTGGGATTCTGGACTagatatgaaaaatgaaatggtcTGTCAAGCAATGAGACGtgatagatttattcaaattatgcGCTTTTTGCACTGTGCAGATAACTCTGAGACAATTCCAAATGACAAAATGTGGAAAATGAGGCCACTTATGAACTTACTCAAATGTAAATGTCTTGACAATTTTGTACCATCTGAGTTTTTGTGTTTTGATGAGTCCATGGTAAAGTACTATGGCAAACATGGATGTAAGCAATTTTTGAAAGGGAAACCTATCCGTTTTGGCTACAAGATTTGGAGCCTAAATACTGATACTGGGTACTTGatcaattttgagatttttcaagGGAAGAACACAACAacaaatgaaacatattcaaagcTATTTGGGAAATCAGCAGCTCCTCTTGTATCAATGCTGGATGAAATACCTCAAGATGAGTTACCCTACCAGTTGTTTTTTGACAATTTGTTTACAAGTCCAGCACTGATGAAACATCTGAAAGATAGAGGTTATGGTTCTACAGGAACTGTCCgaatcaacagattgccaaaagACTGCCCTCTTTCATCAAAAAAAGATATGCAAAATGAATCTCGAGGAAGCTTtcaatgtaaaatagaaaaagaagatGGCATATTTGTCGCTCGCTGGAAAGACAATAGTGTTGTTACAGTCGCATCGACATCATATGGTATTGAGCCTATTGCTAGTGTGAAGCGCTTCTCTCAGTCAGAAAAGAAATATCTCCACATTCAACAACCCTTTGTGATAAAACAGTATAATCACCACATGGGAGGGACGGACCTTATGGATGAGGACATAAGCACCCACAGAATTGGGATCAGGGGAAAGAAGTGGTGGTGGCCTTTGTTTACATGGCTTATAGATCTGGGCACCACTAATGCTTGGCGACTTCTCAGATTGTCAGGGAACAAAATGACAAAACTGACATTTAGAAGAGAAATAGTTCAATGCTACTTAACAAGGTACAAGACTCCTCCAGCTCTTCCCGGCCCAAGTACTTCAAGAAAGGTCTTcgttgcaaaaaataaaaatagtctacGCTACGATGGTCTACATCACTATGTAATACCAACAGAAAAGCGCAGGAGGTGCGCAAATAGATTGTGCAGTTCTGTAGGAAGAACAGCTTGCAAAAAATGTGACGTCGGCCTGTGTGTAAAATGTTTCGAGAACTATCACAAACTGCAGTAGGCTACTATATATGTCACTCTGGAGTctacaaaaactttataataatctgattttactttacttaatagtttaatggttttaaagtaaataataaagtaaagtttcatataatgcgattggttgtttatttattcggaaaaggtatcttaaaagcctactgtgaccatatggtcacacaCAAATTTTCGATATAGATACATCActagaataaaatcaataattttccaataacaaaaaagcttatagaaaagggtttaaatacaaaataatttcaaattccacAGAAAATAATTCCAGTCCTTTATGGGTTAAATTGAAATCGAACTGAGCTTTGTTTGCTGGAAAGAAGAGCTTTTAAAAACACGTACGACTAGCACAAGATCTTGAAATAAACACACCTTGTACCCatagaaatagttaaaattgaaaacattcgGATTGTTAAAGTTTCCATGTAAACAAATACCAGTCCACATCATTGTTATCTAATTTACTGGGCTATTGCTATATCTTACTTCAGGGCATGGCTCTGACACACcgtccaataaaattaaatatcaaactatTCTAAAATAGATTTGGAGGTGGGAAAAACTTTCCAATGACCTTCACATATCATAGGAGTCTGTGAAGCTTCTGCTATACAGTAGATAAGTGccgcacccagaaatcttctctggggggTGTCCGGTACACCGTTGAGTCGGGAATGGAAACATCTCCAAACCGGTAGGGGGTATATTCAATGGCATTCTCGGTATAAGTAACGTTGGAACATCACCATGTATTCGTGCTTTGGGATGTTTCAACCTTTGGTAGTGAGTGTTTGGCGCTTAGAACTTTCATAATCATTTTTTGATTGGTAGAATGCTGCTTGAAGAAGGGTTTGTCACTCTTAGCTTCTACGCGCCTTGGGTCAGTACACTGACAGTGGGTGCTACCGAACTTTCAAATCTCCTACAATctgaaatattactgttttaaaattgtccTGCATCTAATGTATAAGCGAGCTCTTCACTCTCCAGAACTTCCGGCCTGTGGGATCACAAAGGGTTCTGCCTAACGAGATTTCTGAGACCAACGATGGTTCTGCTCAAGAGAGCTTCTAGACTGTGAAGCTTTTAGTTATATTGATCACCAAGCCTCCTAAGAGCTCCTCGCTTAGAGCCAGAACATCGTAGATCACAGAAATCTTCATCAACATTGGCGACACAGTGTTTAGAGTGTATTTGATCTTTGTCAGTGAACACACTTTACACCACTCCACTTCAGTCTGATCTTTGGTAGTGTGAATTACGGTGTACTTCTTGGAAAGTATCGTAATGACAATCACTTATTTCCCATTGTTCAAGTTGTGTTAATGTATTTGtagattcaatattttattttatttcaaatgtttcaatggGTGATGCGCTAGTGTTTAATTACAATACATGTGACAATGAGATAATATCTAACCACGTGTATCA
This Homalodisca vitripennis isolate AUS2020 chromosome 3, UT_GWSS_2.1, whole genome shotgun sequence DNA region includes the following protein-coding sequences:
- the LOC124356659 gene encoding piggyBac transposable element-derived protein 3-like; this translates as MADFLDNNWLQQLSLAEGFTVAEAVDVIENFVDDGNLDTSDVDIFIAPPENDILTDEDSGPEDEGGTINNLNGGQLSAPAEIRVRRLCNLVESSCTELQDKKHRTWIDGDMEAQKTLAFQAYNYSKFSSLSPVELFELFINNSVIELLVKNTNKYALFKNCPDPKVTEEEMKCFLAILLLSGYNELPGKKCYWDSGLDMKNEMVCQAMRRDRFIQIMRFLHCADNSETIPNDKMWKMRPLMNLLKCKCLDNFVPSEFLCFDESMVKYYGKHGCKQFLKGKPIRFGYKIWSLNTDTGYLINFEIFQGKNTTTNETYSKLFGKSAAPLVSMLDEIPQDELPYQLFFDNLFTSPALMKHLKDRGYGSTGTVRINRLPKDCPLSSKKDMQNESRGSFQCKIEKEDGIFVARWKDNSVVTVASTSYGIEPIASVKRFSQSEKKYLHIQQPFVIKQYNHHMGGTDLMDEDISTHRIGIRGKKWWWPLFTWLIDLGTTNAWRLLRLSGNKMTKLTFRREIVQCYLTRYKTPPALPGPSTSRKVFVAKNKNSLRYDGLHHYVIPTEKRRRCANRLCSSVGRTACKKCDVGLCVKCFENYHKLQ